From the genome of Papaver somniferum cultivar HN1 chromosome 2, ASM357369v1, whole genome shotgun sequence, one region includes:
- the LOC113354071 gene encoding allene oxide synthase 2, chloroplastic-like produces the protein MAFDLLLRVFFDIDPTNLGNKGPAMMRKWLTIQFHSILTLGLPKWLSWVEDTLFHSFPCPSFLVKSDYQKIYDVVYASSTPVFDEAKKLGLSKEETCHNLVFMSGANAYAGLRPLFRVVMKWLYLGGEKLHKDLANEIRAVVKSEGGIVTLAALEKMPLTKSVVFEILRMEPSAPHQYARAKEDMVISSHDASYQVKKGEVLFGYLPLAIRDPKVFENPNEFIGTRFMGEEGEKMLKYGYWFNDRQTVDPIPDNKQCAGKNIALLLARLAVVEFFLRYDTFTAEIGKNYTGSAVTVKTLIKATSSN, from the coding sequence ATGGCTTTCGATTTACTTCTTCGTGTTTTCTTCGATATCGACCCTACAAATCTTGGTAACAAAGGTCCGGCAATGATGAGAAAATGGTTGACTATACAATTTCATTCGATATTGACTCTGGGGTTACCCAAGTGGTTGAGCTGGGTTGAAGATACTCTCTTCCATAGCTTTCCATGTCCCTCATTTCTTGTGAAATCTGATTATCAAAAGATTTATGATGTTGTTTACGCTTCATCTACACCGGTTTTTGATGAAGCCAAGAagcttggtttatcaaaagaggAAACTTGTCATAATCTTGTTTTTATGTCTGGTGCCAATGCTTACGCTGGTTTGAGACCCCTTTTTCGTGTTGTGATGAAATGGTTGTATCTAGGAGGGGAGAAATTACATAAAGATCTTGCTAACGAAATTAGAGCAGTTGTTAAATCTGAAGGCGGAATTGTAACTCTGGCAGCACTTGAGAAAATGCCACTTACCAAATCAGTGGTATTTGAAATTCTTAGGATGGAACCGTCTGCCCCGCATCAGTACGCGAGAGCCAAGGAAGATATGGTAATAAGCAGTCACGATGCCAGTTATCAGGTCAAGAAAGGTGAGGTTCTATTTGGATATCTACCTTTGGCTATTCGGGATCCTAAGGTATTTGAGAATCCAAATGAGTTTATAGGGACTAGATTTATGGGTGAAGAAGGTGAAAAAATGCTCAAGTATGGTTATTGGTTTAACGATCGTCAGACAGTTGATCCCATCCCCGACAATAAACAATGCGCAGGGAAGAACATCGCCCTATTGTTAGCCAGACTTGCGGTGGTAGAGTTTTTCCTA